Proteins encoded in a region of the Streptomyces sp. NBC_00258 genome:
- a CDS encoding SpoIIE family protein phosphatase, giving the protein MVGVSDWQMSGQERDAAPPPVGRPLLSLTLAALMDDVHAHSGAVYLLTPGEPVLEMAVMAGLPRAFAAPWERVGLSAPIPVAEAARDRRLVWVGGEEEMARSYPRIAVVLPYPFALAALPVATDRATYGAVFVTWPGSHPAELSDRERDHLTAACDRLALRLERAVEEGRAIHPEPDLIAPASVATVAGTLGTVEAARMVARLPYGLCALDLHGRISFANAAAADLLGLPVSGLLGTQLWATVPWLNDPVYEDRYRAALLSQQTTSFVALRPPSDWLSFRLHPSTNGLSLRITRARAVAREGSAGFRHADTGTRLVTISQVLSLAGALTEAVGVQDVVQLVADEIAPAVGSQALVLLGSQAGRLHVLGHRGYPDPHVVERFDGMPLTEQTPGAHALRSGVPAFFDSRQQLERLYPARNSTPDGMAAWAFLPLIASGRPVGTCVLAYADPHPFPADERAVLTSLSGLIAQALDRARLYDAKHQLAHGLQAALLPHSLPSLPGIEAAARYLPATQGMEIGGDFYDLVPTGGEGASGGQAAAVIGDVQGHNVTAAGLMGQIRTAVRAYTTVGQPPGEVMSSTNRLMIDLGTELFASCVYLRLDPAHGQLVMARAGHPPPLLRKPDGKVRVLDLAGGPLLGIDPAATYPTTDVALPPGSLLALYTDGLIESPGVDIEDALAGLAQRLTEIGDRPLDEVADSLVEHSGTAEERVDDVALLLLRARPAP; this is encoded by the coding sequence GTGGTCGGCGTGTCCGACTGGCAGATGTCCGGGCAGGAACGGGACGCCGCCCCGCCGCCGGTCGGCCGGCCGCTGCTGTCGCTGACGCTCGCCGCGCTCATGGACGACGTCCACGCGCACTCGGGCGCGGTGTACCTGCTGACCCCCGGCGAGCCGGTACTGGAGATGGCGGTGATGGCCGGGCTGCCCAGGGCGTTCGCGGCGCCCTGGGAGCGGGTGGGCCTGAGCGCGCCGATCCCGGTGGCGGAGGCGGCCCGCGACCGGCGGCTCGTGTGGGTGGGCGGCGAGGAGGAGATGGCCCGCAGCTATCCGCGGATCGCCGTCGTCCTGCCGTACCCGTTCGCGCTGGCCGCGCTGCCGGTGGCGACCGACCGGGCCACCTACGGGGCGGTCTTCGTGACCTGGCCGGGCTCGCACCCCGCGGAGCTGTCCGACCGGGAGCGGGACCATCTCACCGCCGCCTGCGACCGGCTCGCGCTACGTCTGGAGCGGGCCGTCGAGGAGGGCCGGGCGATCCATCCGGAGCCCGATCTGATCGCCCCGGCGTCGGTGGCGACGGTGGCCGGAACACTCGGCACGGTGGAGGCGGCGCGGATGGTGGCGCGGCTGCCGTACGGGCTGTGCGCGCTCGATCTGCACGGCCGGATCAGCTTCGCCAACGCGGCGGCGGCCGACCTGCTCGGCCTGCCGGTCAGCGGGCTGCTGGGCACCCAGCTGTGGGCGACCGTGCCGTGGCTCAACGATCCGGTCTACGAGGACCGCTACCGGGCCGCGCTGCTCAGCCAGCAGACGACGTCGTTCGTGGCGCTCCGGCCGCCCTCGGACTGGCTGTCGTTCCGGCTCCATCCCAGTACGAACGGGCTGAGCCTGCGCATCACCCGGGCGCGGGCCGTGGCGCGGGAGGGCTCTGCGGGGTTCCGGCACGCGGACACCGGCACGCGCCTCGTGACCATCTCGCAGGTGCTGAGCCTTGCCGGGGCACTCACCGAGGCGGTGGGGGTGCAGGACGTGGTGCAGCTGGTCGCGGACGAGATCGCGCCCGCCGTCGGCAGTCAGGCGCTGGTGCTCCTCGGCTCCCAGGCGGGCCGGCTGCACGTCCTCGGGCACCGCGGCTATCCGGATCCGCATGTCGTCGAGCGCTTCGACGGGATGCCGCTGACCGAGCAGACTCCCGGGGCGCACGCCCTGAGGAGCGGTGTGCCCGCCTTCTTCGACTCCCGTCAGCAGCTGGAGCGCCTCTACCCGGCCCGGAACTCCACGCCCGACGGCATGGCGGCCTGGGCGTTTCTGCCGCTCATCGCGTCCGGGCGGCCGGTGGGCACCTGTGTCCTGGCGTACGCCGACCCGCATCCCTTCCCGGCCGACGAGCGTGCCGTGCTGACCAGCCTGAGCGGACTGATCGCGCAGGCGCTGGACCGGGCCCGCCTCTACGACGCCAAGCACCAGCTGGCGCACGGTCTGCAGGCCGCGCTGCTGCCGCACTCGCTGCCGTCCCTGCCCGGCATCGAGGCGGCCGCCCGCTATCTGCCCGCGACTCAGGGCATGGAGATCGGCGGGGACTTCTACGACCTGGTGCCGACGGGCGGCGAGGGCGCGTCGGGCGGCCAGGCCGCGGCGGTGATCGGGGACGTACAGGGCCACAACGTCACCGCGGCCGGCCTGATGGGGCAGATCCGTACCGCCGTACGTGCGTACACGACCGTCGGCCAGCCGCCGGGGGAGGTCATGAGCAGCACCAACCGGCTGATGATCGACCTTGGTACGGAACTCTTCGCGAGCTGTGTCTATCTGCGCCTGGACCCGGCGCACGGGCAGCTCGTGATGGCCCGGGCAGGGCATCCGCCGCCCCTGCTGAGAAAGCCGGACGGCAAGGTACGGGTCCTCGACCTGGCCGGCGGACCGCTGCTCGGCATCGACCCGGCCGCCACCTACCCGACCACCGACGTCGCGCTGCCGCCCGGGTCACTGCTCGCCCTCTACACCGACGGGCTGATCGAGTCCCCCGGCGTCGACATCGAGGACGCACTGGCCGGCCTCGCGCAACGGCTCACCGAGATCGGCGACCGCCCCCTCGACGAGGTGGCCGACTCCCTCGTGGAACACAGCGGAACGGCAGAGGAACGGGTGGACGACGTGGCACTCCTACTGCTCCGCGCCCGCCCCGCGCCCTGA
- a CDS encoding S1 family peptidase, translated as MSHKRIPKRKAVIAAGSVVALGAAALILPNAMASQTDATEGAAPRTVKAAEASDLASQLSELLGEAYAGAYYDSGKQQLIINVAGDDNNIIVQAEEAGAVVQQVDNSTKELTAASQTLKSDATIPGTSWAVDPRTNKIQVTADSTVTGANWDQLESTVKSLGSGMATIKKSAGTFKTFVEGGDAIFGGGARCSLGFNVVADDGAPAFLTAGHCGVAAAEWSDSEAGAPIGTVEAATFPGDGDFALVKYDDPATEAPSTVNTGQQSVEITQAAEAAVGQAVIRMGSTTGLNDGEVTGLNATVNYPEGTVTGLIQTNVCAEPGDSGGSLFTADGSAIGLTSGGSGDCTVGGETFFQPVTTALAAVGATLGAGDAGAGAGEEAGAGEEAGAGEEAGAGEEAGAGGDAVGGEEVGGEEQVGGVNDQNGDGVDDESGLTNNQ; from the coding sequence TTGAGTCACAAGCGGATACCCAAGCGCAAGGCCGTCATAGCCGCAGGAAGCGTGGTGGCGCTCGGCGCGGCGGCACTCATCCTGCCCAACGCGATGGCGTCCCAGACCGATGCGACGGAAGGTGCCGCCCCCAGAACGGTGAAGGCCGCGGAGGCGTCGGACCTTGCCTCGCAGCTGTCCGAACTGCTCGGTGAAGCCTATGCCGGTGCGTACTACGACTCGGGCAAGCAGCAGCTCATCATCAACGTCGCGGGCGACGACAACAACATCATCGTCCAGGCGGAGGAGGCCGGCGCTGTCGTCCAGCAGGTCGACAACAGCACGAAGGAGCTCACGGCGGCCTCGCAGACGCTGAAGAGCGACGCGACCATCCCCGGCACCTCGTGGGCCGTCGACCCCAGGACGAACAAGATCCAGGTCACCGCCGACAGCACCGTTACGGGCGCAAACTGGGACCAGCTCGAGTCGACCGTCAAGAGCCTCGGCTCGGGCATGGCGACCATCAAGAAGTCCGCCGGCACGTTCAAGACGTTCGTCGAGGGCGGCGACGCCATCTTCGGCGGCGGCGCACGCTGCTCGCTCGGTTTCAACGTCGTCGCCGACGACGGCGCCCCGGCCTTCCTGACGGCGGGCCACTGCGGTGTCGCCGCGGCCGAGTGGTCGGACTCCGAGGCCGGCGCGCCGATCGGCACGGTCGAGGCGGCCACGTTCCCCGGTGACGGCGACTTCGCCCTCGTCAAGTACGACGACCCGGCGACCGAGGCGCCCAGCACGGTGAACACCGGCCAGCAGTCGGTGGAGATCACCCAGGCCGCGGAGGCCGCGGTCGGCCAGGCCGTCATCCGGATGGGCAGCACCACCGGTCTGAACGACGGTGAGGTCACCGGCCTCAATGCCACCGTGAACTACCCGGAGGGCACGGTCACCGGCCTCATCCAGACCAACGTCTGCGCCGAGCCCGGCGACAGCGGCGGCTCCCTGTTCACCGCGGACGGCAGCGCGATCGGCCTGACCTCGGGCGGCAGCGGCGACTGCACCGTCGGCGGCGAGACCTTCTTCCAGCCGGTGACCACCGCGCTGGCCGCGGTCGGCGCGACGCTCGGTGCGGGCGACGCGGGTGCCGGTGCCGGTGAAGAGGCCGGCGCCGGTGAGGAAGCCGGTGCTGGTGAAGAGGCCGGTGCCGGTGAGGAAGCCGGTGCCGGTGGCGACGCGGTCGGCGGCGAAGAGGTCGGCGGCGAGGAGCAGGTCGGCGGCGTCAACGACCAGAACGGTGACGGTGTGGACGACGAGTCGGGGCTCACGAACAACCAGTGA
- a CDS encoding PaaI family thioesterase, whose product MTLTTTDADKILSANFAPWVLELNLSVEELGDRRAVLRLPWSDRLAREGGSMSGQALMAAADTATVIAVSAARGAYGPMTTVQQSTTFQRAVMDADVLIEAVVTKLGRRMAFADLTMTAEGTEEIAARASAVYALLG is encoded by the coding sequence ATGACGCTGACCACCACTGATGCGGACAAGATCCTCTCGGCCAACTTCGCCCCCTGGGTCCTCGAACTCAATCTGTCGGTCGAGGAATTGGGCGACCGTCGGGCGGTACTGCGGCTGCCCTGGTCCGATCGGCTCGCGCGGGAGGGCGGTTCGATGTCGGGGCAGGCCCTGATGGCCGCGGCGGACACGGCGACGGTGATCGCGGTGTCGGCGGCGCGCGGCGCGTACGGGCCGATGACCACGGTCCAGCAGTCCACGACGTTCCAGCGTGCGGTCATGGACGCGGACGTCCTGATCGAGGCGGTCGTGACGAAACTGGGCCGTCGGATGGCGTTCGCCGACCTCACGATGACCGCTGAGGGCACGGAGGAGATCGCGGCCCGCGCGAGTGCGGTGTACGCGCTGCTCGGCTGA
- a CDS encoding type 1 glutamine amidotransferase domain-containing protein, with the protein MAKILFVVTGTDFWTLADGTKHPTGFWAEEAVAPYEAFKAAGHEVVVATPGGVVPTVDQGSLAPELNGGEEGAAKVAAALGSFAELQHPIRVEDVDLDEYVAVFYPGGHGPMEDLAVNADSGRLLTLALESGKPLGVVCHAPAALLAATKEDGGNAFAGYRLTGFTNTEETQAGFADKAKWLLQDRLVEIGADFQESEPWAPYVVVDRNLVTGQNPASSAPLAAELLKKLG; encoded by the coding sequence ATGGCAAAGATTCTTTTCGTAGTGACCGGTACCGACTTCTGGACTCTCGCCGACGGCACCAAGCACCCGACCGGCTTCTGGGCCGAGGAGGCCGTCGCCCCGTACGAGGCGTTCAAGGCGGCGGGGCACGAGGTCGTCGTGGCCACCCCGGGCGGCGTCGTGCCGACCGTGGACCAGGGCAGCCTGGCTCCCGAGCTCAACGGCGGCGAGGAGGGCGCCGCCAAGGTCGCCGCCGCGCTCGGCTCGTTCGCCGAGCTGCAGCACCCCATCCGCGTGGAGGACGTGGACCTCGACGAGTACGTGGCCGTCTTCTACCCCGGCGGCCACGGCCCCATGGAGGACCTCGCCGTCAACGCCGACTCGGGGCGGCTCCTCACCCTCGCCCTGGAGTCCGGCAAGCCGCTCGGTGTCGTCTGCCACGCCCCGGCCGCGCTGCTGGCCGCCACCAAGGAGGACGGCGGCAACGCCTTCGCGGGCTACCGGCTGACCGGCTTCACCAACACCGAGGAGACCCAGGCCGGTTTCGCCGACAAGGCCAAGTGGCTGCTCCAGGACCGGCTGGTGGAGATCGGCGCCGATTTCCAGGAGAGCGAGCCGTGGGCGCCGTACGTGGTCGTCGACCGCAACCTCGTCACGGGCCAGAACCCCGCCTCCTCCGCGCCGCTCGCCGCCGAGCTCCTGAAGAAGCTCGGCTGA
- a CDS encoding HlyD family efflux transporter periplasmic adaptor subunit, with amino-acid sequence MQFRQQALAKLQSPEELDLPVRFARPQGWLVLFVTVVVMAAASVWAVTGSVASTVSAPAILTHGQGSYLLQSPVSGQVTAVVAEQGRRIAANAPVLKVRTAKGETVVRSVAAGRVTGLAATIGAIISTGTNVAAVEKVADADDPLYATVYVPAENAATIPSDAAVDLTVQSAPTQQYGVLRGHVKSVDRAAQSEQQIAAFLGDSQLGEQFTKKGRPVAVLVRLDRSSGTKSGYKWSSADGPPFRLSSMTVASGSIRLDDQRPIDWLLP; translated from the coding sequence GTGCAGTTCCGCCAACAGGCCCTCGCCAAGCTGCAGTCGCCGGAGGAGCTCGACCTCCCGGTGCGCTTCGCCCGCCCCCAGGGCTGGCTCGTGCTGTTCGTGACGGTCGTCGTCATGGCGGCCGCGTCGGTCTGGGCCGTGACGGGCTCCGTGGCGTCCACGGTGAGCGCGCCCGCCATCCTCACGCACGGGCAGGGCAGTTACCTCCTGCAGAGCCCCGTCTCCGGCCAGGTCACCGCCGTCGTCGCCGAGCAGGGCCGACGGATCGCCGCGAACGCCCCCGTACTCAAGGTCCGTACGGCGAAGGGCGAGACGGTAGTACGCAGTGTCGCCGCGGGCCGCGTCACCGGGCTCGCCGCCACCATCGGCGCGATCATCAGCACGGGTACGAACGTGGCCGCCGTGGAGAAGGTCGCCGACGCCGACGACCCGCTGTACGCGACGGTGTACGTGCCCGCCGAGAACGCCGCCACGATTCCCTCGGACGCTGCCGTCGACCTCACCGTCCAGTCCGCGCCGACCCAGCAGTACGGGGTGCTGCGCGGCCATGTGAAGTCGGTCGACCGGGCCGCCCAGTCGGAGCAGCAGATCGCCGCCTTCCTCGGTGACAGCCAGCTGGGCGAGCAGTTCACGAAGAAGGGCAGGCCGGTGGCCGTCCTCGTCCGGCTCGACCGTTCGTCGGGCACAAAGTCCGGCTACAAGTGGTCGTCCGCGGACGGGCCGCCGTTCCGGCTGAGCTCCATGACCGTGGCCTCCGGCTCGATCCGCCTGGATGACCAGCGCCCGATCGATTGGCTGCTGCCGTGA
- a CDS encoding NHLP family bacteriocin export ABC transporter peptidase/permease/ATPase subunit, which translates to MPPPVRGRRRATPPKRTVPKGRVRTVRTPTVLQMEAVECGAASLAMVLGHYGRHIPLEELRIACGVSRDGSRASNLLKAARSYGLTAKGMQMDTVALAEVRAPAILFWEFNHYVVYDGMGRRFGRRGVHINDPGKGRRFVPMEDFDTSFTGVVLVLEPGPDFEKGGRKPGVMGAMPARLRGTSGTMPAAVLASLLLVAVGAAVPALSRTYIDMFLIGGQTSLLGVLFSSMGATVLLTVVLTWLQQTNLLRGRIISSTLSSAKFLRHLMRLPVTFFSQRSPADLVQRLQSNDAVAETLARDLAAAGVDAVVVVLYAVLLYTYDPQLTAVGIGVALLNIVAMRVVIRLRATRTAKLRADSARLTNTAYTGLQLIETMKATGGEEGYFRKWAGQHATTLEEQQRLGVPSAWLGVVAPTLATLNSALILWIGGMRAVEGHISVGLLVAFQALVTRFTAPITRLNGVAGRIQDFAADVARLKDVENFAADPLYSRRGGGDSTRRLHGHVELENITFGYSPLDKPLLSGFSLTVGPGQQVALVGGSGSGKSTVSRLISGLYAPWEGVIRIDDQRLEDIPRGALAASVSFVDQDVFLFEGSVRDNIALWDPSVPDEAVVAALEDAALYDVVMRRPGGIQSRVEQDGRNFSGGQRQRLEIARALVRRPSILVLDEVTSALDAETEQLVMDNLRKRGCACVVIAHRLSTVRDSDEIVVLQHGTIVERGRHDALVAAGGAYAELVRER; encoded by the coding sequence CTGCCGCCGCCCGTACGGGGCCGCCGCCGCGCCACCCCGCCCAAGCGCACCGTCCCCAAGGGCCGGGTCAGGACCGTCCGTACACCCACCGTCCTCCAGATGGAGGCCGTGGAGTGCGGCGCCGCCTCGCTCGCGATGGTGCTCGGGCACTACGGACGGCACATCCCGCTGGAGGAGCTGCGCATCGCCTGCGGTGTCTCGCGCGACGGCTCCCGGGCCAGCAACCTGCTGAAGGCGGCGCGGAGTTACGGCCTCACCGCCAAGGGTATGCAGATGGACACGGTCGCACTCGCCGAGGTGCGCGCTCCGGCGATCCTGTTCTGGGAGTTCAACCACTACGTCGTCTACGACGGCATGGGGCGCCGCTTCGGCCGGCGCGGCGTGCACATCAACGACCCCGGCAAGGGCCGCCGCTTCGTGCCCATGGAGGACTTCGACACCAGCTTCACCGGTGTCGTGCTGGTCCTGGAGCCGGGTCCCGACTTCGAGAAGGGCGGCCGCAAGCCCGGCGTCATGGGTGCCATGCCGGCCCGGCTGCGCGGTACGTCGGGCACGATGCCCGCCGCCGTCCTGGCGAGCCTGCTGCTGGTCGCGGTCGGGGCGGCGGTGCCCGCGCTCAGCCGTACGTACATCGACATGTTCCTGATCGGCGGGCAGACCTCGCTGCTCGGGGTGCTGTTCTCGTCGATGGGCGCGACGGTGCTGCTGACGGTCGTGCTGACCTGGCTGCAGCAGACGAACCTGCTGCGCGGCCGCATCATCTCGTCCACGCTCAGCAGCGCGAAGTTCCTACGGCATCTGATGCGGCTGCCGGTCACCTTCTTCTCCCAGCGCAGCCCGGCCGACCTGGTGCAGCGCCTCCAGTCGAACGACGCGGTGGCCGAGACGCTGGCCCGGGACCTGGCCGCGGCGGGCGTGGACGCGGTGGTCGTCGTCCTCTACGCCGTGCTGCTCTACACCTACGACCCGCAGCTCACGGCCGTGGGCATCGGGGTCGCGCTGCTCAACATCGTGGCGATGCGGGTGGTGATCCGGCTGCGTGCGACGCGTACGGCCAAGCTGCGCGCCGACAGCGCGCGGCTGACCAACACGGCGTACACGGGCCTCCAGTTGATCGAGACGATGAAGGCGACCGGCGGCGAGGAGGGCTACTTCCGCAAGTGGGCCGGGCAGCACGCCACCACGCTGGAGGAGCAGCAGCGGCTCGGTGTGCCGAGTGCCTGGCTGGGTGTCGTCGCGCCGACCCTTGCGACGCTCAACAGCGCGCTCATCCTGTGGATCGGCGGTATGCGGGCCGTGGAGGGGCACATATCCGTCGGTCTGCTGGTCGCGTTCCAGGCGCTGGTGACCCGCTTCACCGCGCCGATCACCCGGCTCAACGGCGTCGCGGGCCGCATCCAGGACTTCGCAGCCGACGTGGCCCGCCTCAAGGACGTCGAGAACTTCGCGGCCGACCCCCTGTACTCGCGCCGCGGCGGGGGCGACAGCACCCGCAGGCTGCACGGCCATGTGGAGCTGGAGAACATCACGTTCGGCTACAGCCCGCTCGACAAGCCGCTGCTGTCCGGCTTCTCACTGACGGTCGGCCCGGGCCAGCAGGTCGCCCTGGTCGGTGGCTCGGGCAGCGGCAAGTCGACGGTGTCCAGGCTGATCTCGGGGTTGTACGCGCCCTGGGAGGGCGTGATCCGTATCGACGACCAGCGTCTGGAGGACATCCCGCGCGGCGCGCTCGCGGCCTCCGTCTCCTTCGTCGACCAGGACGTGTTCCTCTTCGAGGGCTCGGTCCGCGACAACATCGCGCTGTGGGACCCGTCGGTCCCGGACGAGGCCGTGGTCGCGGCGCTGGAGGACGCGGCCCTGTACGACGTGGTGATGCGCCGCCCGGGCGGTATCCAGAGCCGGGTCGAGCAGGACGGGCGGAACTTCTCCGGCGGCCAGCGTCAACGCCTGGAGATCGCGCGGGCGTTGGTGCGCAGGCCCAGCATCCTCGTGCTCGACGAGGTGACGAGCGCCCTGGACGCGGAGACCGAGCAGCTCGTCATGGACAACCTGCGCAAGCGCGGCTGTGCCTGCGTGGTGATCGCGCACCGGCTCAGTACCGTGCGCGACAGCGACGAGATCGTGGTCCTCCAGCACGGCACGATCGTGGAACGCGGGCGTCACGACGCCCTGGTGGCGGCCGGCGGCGCGTACGCCGAGCTGGTCAGGGAGCGATGA
- a CDS encoding NHLP bacteriocin export ABC transporter permease/ATPase subunit, which produces MGTPVDGSGLTRLDLEGPHVLWLVVSGAMDLFAVDAAQQGHWHHLGRLEAGSLLLGPVAGPQHTLVGRPLRECVLRRIALRELYQPPQTETWTYDAYGNPQYVPPATSPLEYALSLGAGRGLAILFEAPLATERDAVLTDDDVLWMQVPPGSVQYGSMYGAEAAADLLVDPAMWQAMVDQQYRLLATLDRWIEQLERTHETRTAAGIKAGEAVRAQADRTLIASMSKRSGSGPGAADADATYAACRLVARAAGITLADPAQGGAESDRLDPVEQIALASRVRVRAVRLDGRWWRDNIGPLVGHRVASGAPAALLWRRGGYVAVHPSSGRETPVEKANAAEFEPRAVMFYRPLPERRLSPLRLLRFSLRGTGGDMRYLALSGLVTVALGALVPIATGKVLGEFVPKAQESLIVQFCLAIMIASVVSAAFMLMQNLTMLRLEGRIEATLQPAVWDRLLRLPTKFFTSRSTGELASAAMGISAIRRLMAGVGPVVVQSVTVGAMNLALLFWYSVPMALAAIGMLVVIAGVFLGLGLWQVRWQRRLVVLSNKLNNQAFQTLRGLPKLRVAAAENYAYAAWAGEFARSRELQQRVGRIKNLTTVLGAVYLPLCSLIMFMLLAGPARGSLSAAAFLTFNTSMTMLLTSVTQVTGAFVSMVSALPMFAEIRPVLDATPEVRVASTRPAELSGALEAKKLTFRYTDDGPLVLDDVSFAIRPGEFVAVVGPSGCGKSTLLRLLIGFDKPVSGSVLYDGQDLAALDQSAVRRQCGVVLQHAQPFTGSILDVICGTEPYTPEEAMAAAEMAGLAEDIKRMPMGLHTIVSGSGAVSGGQRQRLMIAQALIRRPRILFFDEATSALDNETQRTVIESTRALNATRVVIAHRLSTVMDADRVIVMEDGRVAQQGPPAQLLADTGGRLHELVRRQMQ; this is translated from the coding sequence ATGGGCACCCCGGTCGACGGCTCCGGCCTCACCCGCCTGGACCTCGAAGGGCCGCACGTGCTGTGGCTGGTCGTGTCCGGCGCCATGGACCTGTTCGCGGTCGACGCCGCCCAGCAGGGCCACTGGCACCACCTCGGACGCCTCGAAGCGGGCTCCCTGCTGCTCGGCCCGGTCGCGGGACCCCAGCACACCCTGGTCGGCAGGCCGCTGCGCGAGTGCGTACTGCGCCGGATCGCGCTGCGCGAGCTGTACCAGCCCCCGCAGACCGAGACCTGGACGTACGACGCGTACGGCAATCCCCAGTACGTCCCGCCGGCCACCAGCCCTCTGGAGTACGCCCTCTCGCTCGGCGCCGGCCGGGGCCTCGCCATCCTCTTCGAGGCGCCTCTGGCGACCGAGCGGGACGCGGTCCTCACGGACGACGACGTGCTGTGGATGCAGGTGCCGCCGGGCAGTGTGCAGTACGGCTCCATGTACGGGGCCGAGGCCGCGGCGGACCTGCTGGTGGACCCCGCGATGTGGCAGGCGATGGTCGACCAGCAGTACCGGCTGCTGGCCACCCTCGACCGCTGGATCGAGCAGCTGGAGCGCACGCACGAGACCCGCACGGCCGCGGGCATCAAGGCCGGCGAGGCGGTCCGCGCGCAGGCCGACCGGACGCTGATCGCCTCCATGTCCAAGCGTTCGGGCTCGGGTCCGGGCGCGGCGGACGCCGATGCCACGTACGCCGCCTGCAGGCTCGTCGCCCGCGCTGCCGGGATCACGCTCGCGGACCCGGCGCAGGGCGGCGCGGAGAGCGACCGCCTCGACCCCGTCGAACAGATCGCGCTGGCCTCCCGGGTCCGGGTGCGTGCCGTACGCCTCGACGGGCGCTGGTGGCGCGACAACATCGGGCCCCTTGTCGGACACCGGGTCGCTTCCGGCGCCCCGGCCGCGCTGCTGTGGAGGCGCGGCGGATATGTGGCGGTGCATCCGTCGAGCGGTCGTGAGACGCCGGTCGAGAAGGCCAACGCGGCGGAGTTCGAACCGCGGGCCGTCATGTTCTACCGGCCGCTGCCCGAGCGCCGGCTGAGCCCTCTGCGGCTGCTGCGGTTCAGTCTCCGGGGCACCGGCGGGGACATGCGCTACCTCGCGCTCAGCGGTCTGGTGACGGTGGCCCTCGGTGCGCTGGTGCCGATCGCGACCGGCAAGGTGCTCGGCGAGTTCGTGCCGAAGGCCCAGGAGAGCCTGATCGTCCAGTTCTGCCTGGCCATCATGATCGCCAGTGTGGTGTCGGCGGCCTTCATGCTGATGCAGAACCTCACCATGCTGCGGCTGGAGGGCCGTATCGAGGCCACGCTCCAACCGGCCGTGTGGGACAGGCTGCTGCGGCTGCCGACGAAGTTCTTCACCTCGCGCTCCACCGGTGAACTGGCCAGCGCCGCCATGGGCATCAGCGCCATCCGCCGGCTGATGGCGGGCGTCGGCCCGGTGGTGGTCCAGTCGGTGACGGTCGGCGCGATGAACCTCGCGCTGCTCTTCTGGTACAGCGTCCCGATGGCACTCGCCGCGATCGGCATGCTCGTCGTCATCGCCGGGGTCTTCCTCGGGCTCGGTCTGTGGCAGGTGCGCTGGCAGCGCCGACTGGTCGTCCTCAGCAACAAGCTCAACAACCAGGCCTTCCAGACCCTGCGCGGCCTGCCCAAGCTGCGGGTAGCGGCTGCCGAGAACTACGCGTACGCGGCCTGGGCGGGCGAGTTCGCCCGCAGCCGTGAGCTCCAGCAGCGCGTGGGCCGGATCAAGAACCTCACGACGGTGCTGGGCGCGGTGTACCTGCCGCTCTGCTCACTCATCATGTTCATGTTGCTGGCGGGCCCAGCGCGCGGTTCGCTGTCGGCCGCCGCCTTCCTGACGTTCAACACCTCGATGACGATGCTGCTGACCTCGGTCACCCAGGTGACGGGCGCCTTTGTGTCGATGGTCTCCGCGCTGCCGATGTTCGCGGAGATCCGGCCGGTCCTCGACGCGACGCCCGAGGTGCGGGTGGCGAGCACACGCCCCGCCGAGCTGTCCGGAGCCCTTGAGGCGAAGAAGCTCACCTTCCGGTACACCGACGACGGTCCGCTCGTCCTCGACGACGTGTCCTTCGCCATCCGGCCGGGCGAGTTCGTGGCGGTCGTCGGCCCCAGCGGCTGCGGCAAGTCCACCCTGCTGCGGCTGCTCATCGGCTTCGACAAGCCGGTCTCGGGGAGCGTCCTGTACGACGGCCAGGACCTGGCGGCCCTCGACCAGTCGGCCGTACGCCGTCAGTGCGGTGTGGTGCTCCAGCACGCGCAGCCCTTCACCGGGTCGATCCTGGACGTCATCTGCGGCACCGAGCCCTACACGCCCGAGGAGGCGATGGCGGCCGCCGAGATGGCCGGTCTCGCCGAGGACATCAAGCGCATGCCGATGGGCCTGCACACGATCGTCTCGGGCAGCGGCGCCGTGTCCGGCGGCCAGCGCCAGCGTCTGATGATCGCCCAGGCGCTGATCCGGCGGCCTCGCATCCTCTTCTTCGACGAGGCGACCAGCGCCCTGGACAACGAGACCCAGCGCACGGTCATCGAGAGCACCCGCGCTCTCAACGCCACGCGCGTGGTGATCGCGCACCGCCTGTCCACCGTCATGGACGCGGACCGCGTCATCGTGATGGAGGACGGCCGGGTCGCCCAACAGGGCCCGCCCGCCCAGCTGTTGGCGGACACGGGCGGGCGGCTGCACGAGCTGGTGCGGCGGCAGATGCAGTAG